The following proteins come from a genomic window of Labilithrix sp.:
- the trpS gene encoding tryptophan--tRNA ligase, with amino-acid sequence MANFSPKHAARLPAVTRPRVFSGIQPSGELHIGNYLGAVRTWRRQIEEDVEDTMFCIVDAHAITVPYEAADLRARIDGFAIDLVACGLDPAKTTLFVQSDVREHTELAWYLASVTPMGDLGRMTQFKEKGEGKDFVSTALFTYPVLMSADILLYKATIVPVGDDQVQHLELARETVRRFNHRFGDVFVEPKPRLSTTPRIMGLDGEAKMSKSKGNTISLFEEREQFWSKLRTSFTDPARKQLKDPGNPEICNIYTMHKAVSSKETQAEVVTNCTGAKWGCVDCKKVLYENFDRELVPLRRKRAELQLPQIREALGDGAAKARRIARETMKEVRAAMGLGSLASERA; translated from the coding sequence ATGGCCAACTTCTCGCCCAAACACGCTGCTAGACTGCCGGCCGTGACTCGACCGCGCGTCTTCTCCGGCATCCAGCCTTCGGGTGAGCTCCATATCGGCAATTACCTCGGGGCGGTGCGCACGTGGCGGAGGCAGATCGAGGAGGACGTCGAGGACACGATGTTCTGCATCGTCGACGCGCACGCGATCACGGTGCCCTACGAGGCGGCGGACCTCCGCGCGCGCATCGACGGGTTCGCGATCGACCTCGTCGCGTGCGGGCTCGACCCCGCGAAGACCACCCTCTTCGTGCAGAGCGACGTGCGGGAGCACACCGAGCTCGCCTGGTACCTCGCGAGCGTCACGCCGATGGGGGACCTCGGGCGCATGACGCAGTTCAAAGAGAAGGGCGAGGGCAAGGACTTCGTCTCGACCGCGCTCTTCACGTACCCCGTCCTCATGAGCGCGGACATCCTCCTCTACAAAGCGACGATCGTCCCCGTTGGCGACGACCAGGTGCAGCACCTCGAGCTCGCGCGCGAGACCGTGCGCCGCTTCAACCACCGCTTCGGCGACGTCTTCGTCGAGCCGAAGCCGCGCCTCTCCACCACGCCGCGCATCATGGGCCTCGACGGCGAGGCCAAGATGTCGAAGTCGAAGGGCAACACGATCTCCCTCTTCGAGGAGCGAGAGCAGTTCTGGTCGAAGCTCCGCACCTCGTTCACCGACCCCGCGCGCAAGCAGCTCAAAGACCCGGGCAACCCCGAGATCTGCAACATCTACACGATGCACAAAGCGGTCTCCTCGAAGGAGACGCAGGCCGAGGTCGTCACCAACTGCACCGGCGCGAAGTGGGGCTGCGTCGACTGCAAGAAGGTGCTCTACGAGAACTTCGACAGGGAGCTCGTCCCGCTGCGCCGGAAGCGCGCGGAGCTACAGCTCCCGCAGATCCGCGAGGCCCTCGGCGACGGCGCCGCCAAGGCGCGCCGCATCGCGCGGGAGACGATGAAAGAGGTCCGCGCCGCGATGGGGCTCGGCTCGCTCGCGAGCGAGCGCGCGTGA
- a CDS encoding site-specific DNA-methyltransferase: protein MRKEIGSTVTLAYLDPPFLTGRAFEAIEKENAPPRSGPLSKRPKKFAFDDRWSGRGEYLEALGQRLVLVRELLAPHGSVVVHVDPKTSHYVKVLCDEIFGDDAFASEIVWRYRRWPSKTPNFQRVHDVLLRYRKDPKAAPRWNQPYEPLAASTLATWGTNKQRAVIEADGRRARSSTLDEPSKGVPMGDVWEIGVIAPVSKERTGYPSQKPELLLERLVSALSDPGDLVLDPYMGSGTTLAAAAKLGRSFVGADASEVAFGITQKRLEDLGVAFEEDSARRVKKSA, encoded by the coding sequence ATGAGGAAGGAGATCGGGAGCACGGTCACGCTCGCGTACCTCGATCCGCCGTTTCTCACCGGGCGCGCGTTCGAGGCGATCGAGAAGGAGAACGCGCCGCCGCGGTCGGGGCCGCTCAGCAAGCGGCCGAAGAAGTTCGCGTTCGACGATCGGTGGTCGGGGCGCGGTGAGTACCTCGAGGCGCTCGGACAAAGGCTCGTGCTCGTGCGTGAGCTGCTCGCGCCGCACGGATCGGTCGTGGTGCACGTCGATCCGAAGACGAGCCACTACGTGAAGGTGCTCTGCGACGAGATCTTCGGCGACGACGCGTTCGCGAGCGAGATCGTGTGGCGCTACCGGCGCTGGCCGAGCAAGACGCCCAACTTCCAGCGCGTCCACGACGTGCTCCTCCGCTACCGCAAGGACCCGAAGGCGGCGCCGCGCTGGAACCAGCCCTACGAGCCGCTCGCCGCGTCGACCCTCGCGACGTGGGGGACGAACAAGCAGCGCGCCGTCATCGAGGCCGACGGGCGCCGCGCGCGATCGTCGACGCTCGACGAGCCCTCGAAGGGCGTGCCGATGGGGGACGTCTGGGAGATCGGCGTCATCGCGCCGGTGTCGAAGGAGCGCACCGGGTATCCCTCGCAGAAGCCGGAGCTCCTGCTCGAGCGCCTCGTCTCCGCGCTGTCCGATCCCGGCGACCTCGTGCTCGATCCCTACATGGGCAGCGGCACGACGCTCGCGGCGGCGGCGAAGCTCGGGCGCTCCTTCGTCGGGGCGGACGCGAGCGAGGTCGCGTTCGGCATCACGCAGAAGCGGCTCGAAGACCTCGGCGTCGCCTTCGAGGAGGACTCCGCCCGCCGGGTGAAGAAGTCCGCGTGA
- a CDS encoding chemotaxis protein, which yields MPTVLLIIAGTGAVIVFFLMGQGGGAQDVSSVTDGVNRARRGERPSPPLGASPELARVFDELGRLAEDESKRAREAREAQAEIETLTRKLQESVQAQVTASEDTSRLVKDIAGAMRAFSTSVESLTHNAEESSSSILEMTATSAEVATNIGDLANSVRESVSSIEEMAASIKEVNKNIDALALTAEETSSSMNEMDVSIDQVQSNANETARLSEEVTLDAEKGAEAILKTISEIYRIKESSQEAVTAIGTLGARIDAIGQIVNVIDDVAEQTNLLALNAAIIAAQAGEQGKGFAVVADEIKDLAERAGASTREITDLIKTVQGESKNAITAVERGAHNVDRGVEVSNEAERALKKILESSQKSTTMVRAIARATVEQSKGSRQVTDAIGRISDAVQQIAVATGQQAKGAEHITKSADKMRIITQQVERSANEQAKGGRQITTAIENISGMVTDLNTGHKSQSEGAKQLVAMITKVEESARAQEAALRQLTSALSTFRLR from the coding sequence ATGCCGACCGTGCTCCTGATCATCGCCGGCACCGGCGCCGTGATCGTCTTCTTCCTCATGGGGCAAGGTGGAGGCGCGCAGGACGTCAGCTCCGTCACCGACGGCGTCAACCGCGCGCGCCGCGGGGAGCGCCCGTCGCCGCCGCTCGGCGCGTCGCCCGAGCTCGCGCGCGTGTTCGACGAGCTCGGCCGCCTCGCGGAGGACGAGAGCAAGCGCGCGCGGGAGGCGCGCGAAGCGCAGGCCGAGATCGAGACGCTGACGCGCAAGCTCCAGGAGAGCGTGCAGGCGCAGGTCACGGCCTCGGAGGACACGTCGCGCCTGGTGAAGGACATCGCCGGCGCTATGCGCGCGTTCTCGACCAGCGTCGAGTCGCTCACCCACAACGCGGAGGAGTCGTCGTCGTCGATCCTCGAGATGACGGCGACGAGCGCGGAGGTCGCGACCAACATCGGCGACCTCGCGAACAGCGTGCGCGAGAGCGTGAGCTCGATCGAGGAGATGGCGGCCTCGATCAAGGAGGTGAACAAGAACATCGACGCCCTCGCGCTCACGGCGGAGGAGACGAGCTCGTCGATGAACGAGATGGACGTCTCGATCGATCAGGTGCAGTCGAACGCGAACGAGACCGCGCGCCTCTCGGAGGAAGTGACGCTCGACGCGGAGAAGGGCGCGGAGGCGATCCTGAAGACGATCAGCGAGATCTACCGCATCAAGGAGAGCTCGCAGGAGGCCGTCACCGCGATCGGCACGCTCGGAGCGCGCATCGACGCGATCGGCCAGATCGTCAACGTCATCGACGACGTCGCCGAGCAGACGAACCTCCTCGCGCTCAACGCCGCGATCATCGCCGCCCAGGCCGGCGAGCAGGGCAAGGGCTTCGCCGTCGTCGCGGACGAGATCAAGGATCTCGCCGAGCGCGCCGGCGCGAGCACGCGCGAGATCACGGACCTCATCAAGACGGTCCAGGGCGAGAGCAAGAACGCGATCACGGCGGTCGAGCGCGGCGCGCACAACGTCGACCGCGGCGTCGAGGTCTCGAACGAGGCCGAGCGCGCGCTCAAGAAGATCCTCGAGTCGAGCCAGAAGTCGACGACCATGGTCCGCGCGATCGCGCGCGCGACGGTGGAGCAGTCGAAGGGCTCGCGTCAGGTCACCGACGCGATCGGGCGCATCTCGGACGCGGTGCAGCAGATCGCGGTCGCGACGGGGCAGCAGGCGAAGGGCGCCGAGCACATCACGAAGAGCGCCGACAAGATGCGCATCATCACGCAGCAGGTCGAGCGCAGCGCCAACGAGCAGGCGAAGGGCGGCCGCCAGATCACGACCGCGATCGAGAACATCTCGGGGATGGTGACGGACCTCAACACCGGCCACAAATCCCAGTCCGAGGGCGCGAAGCAGCTCGTCGCGATGATCACGAAGGTCGAGGAGAGCGCGCGCGCGCAGGAGGCCGCGCTCCGCCAGCTCACGAGCGCGCTCTCCACCTTCCGCCTGCGCTGA
- a CDS encoding LamG domain-containing protein, which translates to MTSRAAALLFVLAAPGCTLFFLGSGFTDGDGDGSPPQGDAAAEGAAAIEASPDDATTADDAPVDAPPAHAYVAAVMADAPASYWRLEEPAGNILADEMGRRPLTIIHPSRVQRGQKGALSGASITLNGNTELRVGGEIDLSPDKTFTLEAWVRPTSSGDDYRRLFSKITIGGGGPLDGTYAWLNAGRGVVGFERWRERAVVDGLYWDTRLPADRFTHLVIVYDGVRSKMYADAMVVATAGGAPEPAGNPDATISWGFDFEGGLDELAIYDAPLTADRVKAHFDAAKLTPP; encoded by the coding sequence ATGACTTCCCGCGCCGCCGCACTCCTCTTCGTCCTCGCCGCGCCGGGCTGCACGCTCTTCTTCCTCGGGAGTGGCTTTACGGACGGCGACGGCGACGGGAGCCCGCCGCAGGGAGACGCCGCGGCCGAGGGGGCGGCGGCGATCGAGGCGTCGCCCGACGACGCGACGACCGCCGACGACGCGCCGGTCGACGCGCCGCCCGCGCATGCCTACGTCGCGGCGGTGATGGCGGACGCGCCCGCGTCGTACTGGCGGCTCGAGGAGCCGGCCGGCAACATCCTCGCCGACGAGATGGGCCGCCGTCCGCTCACGATCATCCATCCCTCGCGGGTGCAGCGCGGGCAGAAGGGCGCGCTGAGCGGAGCCTCGATCACGCTCAATGGCAACACGGAGCTCCGCGTCGGCGGCGAGATCGACCTCTCTCCCGACAAGACGTTCACGCTCGAGGCCTGGGTCCGGCCGACCTCGAGCGGCGACGACTACCGGCGCTTGTTCTCGAAGATCACGATCGGCGGGGGCGGGCCGCTCGACGGGACGTACGCGTGGCTCAACGCCGGACGGGGAGTCGTCGGCTTCGAGCGCTGGCGCGAGAGGGCGGTGGTGGACGGCCTGTACTGGGACACGCGCTTGCCAGCCGACCGCTTCACGCATCTCGTCATCGTCTACGACGGCGTGCGCTCGAAGATGTACGCCGACGCGATGGTCGTCGCGACGGCAGGAGGCGCGCCCGAGCCCGCCGGGAACCCCGACGCCACGATCTCGTGGGGCTTCGACTTCGAGGGCGGCCTCGACGAGCTCGCGATCTACGACGCGCCGCTGACCGCCGATCGCGTGAAGGCCCACTTCGACGCCGCGAAGCTCACGCCACCGTGA
- a CDS encoding DUF4082 domain-containing protein, which translates to MRVARRLPAKLASIVSAVTVSSTVMAAPTPAIAPKGARDASWVEFSGANAGATVGFTFTVGKRDLAVTSLGVFQGTGLTGSHEVGIWDDAGTLLGSVTVKAGAESTLDGEYRYESLTVTLAKNQTYTVGAFFPGMSTERILVVASDSTVPHLTFGGSRQTSLILGGGSFARPTIDAKVAQGVFGPGFRYEGHAAGGAISGLTNDGLVLRIDDATDLPIAASGPYRFEGLPDGTYDVTVKSQPAGQHCSFAATGTVVVAGGDVTNLDMTCGLVPTDAGSDSGVDAGPEDAGAGDEDSGVTDAGAPDSTTPEPVVPAADSGATAPPGSSGGLNPGVITVGAADSGSGCSVVPAESLRPASLFGGGLVAAACILRSLRRRRSAVALPATQRGGGGPRRDALSTRERRGRGRS; encoded by the coding sequence ATGCGCGTTGCCCGCCGCCTCCCCGCGAAGCTTGCCTCGATCGTCTCCGCCGTGACCGTCTCGTCGACGGTGATGGCGGCTCCGACCCCCGCCATCGCGCCCAAGGGCGCGCGGGACGCTTCGTGGGTCGAGTTCTCGGGTGCCAACGCGGGCGCGACGGTGGGCTTCACCTTCACCGTGGGGAAACGCGATCTGGCCGTCACGTCGCTCGGCGTCTTTCAAGGCACCGGGCTCACGGGCTCCCACGAGGTCGGGATCTGGGACGACGCCGGGACGCTCTTGGGCAGCGTCACGGTCAAGGCCGGCGCCGAGAGCACGCTGGACGGCGAGTATCGCTACGAGTCGTTGACGGTGACCCTGGCGAAGAACCAGACGTACACGGTCGGCGCCTTCTTTCCGGGCATGAGCACGGAACGGATCCTCGTCGTCGCGAGCGACTCCACCGTCCCTCACCTGACCTTCGGCGGATCACGGCAAACGTCGCTCATCTTGGGCGGCGGCAGCTTCGCGCGACCGACGATCGACGCCAAGGTGGCCCAGGGCGTGTTCGGTCCCGGCTTTCGGTACGAGGGCCACGCCGCCGGCGGAGCCATCTCGGGCCTCACGAACGACGGGCTGGTGCTCCGGATCGACGACGCGACGGATCTCCCGATCGCGGCGTCCGGTCCGTATCGCTTCGAAGGGCTGCCCGACGGGACCTACGACGTGACGGTGAAGTCCCAGCCGGCGGGCCAGCACTGCTCCTTCGCGGCGACGGGGACGGTGGTCGTCGCGGGCGGCGACGTGACGAACCTCGACATGACCTGCGGTCTCGTGCCCACGGACGCCGGCTCCGACAGCGGTGTCGACGCGGGTCCTGAAGACGCCGGCGCCGGCGACGAGGACAGCGGCGTCACCGACGCGGGAGCCCCCGATTCCACGACACCGGAGCCCGTCGTTCCGGCTGCGGACAGCGGCGCGACGGCCCCTCCGGGCTCGAGCGGTGGGCTCAACCCCGGCGTCATCACCGTCGGCGCGGCCGACTCCGGCTCCGGCTGCAGCGTCGTCCCCGCGGAATCGCTTCGCCCCGCGTCGCTCTTTGGAGGCGGGCTCGTCGCCGCCGCGTGCATCCTCCGATCGCTCCGCCGCCGAAGGAGCGCCGTCGCGCTGCCGGCGACTCAGCGTGGTGGCGGAGGACCGCGCCGTGACGCACTCAGTACGCGTGAGAGGCGCGGCAGAGGCCGTAGTTGA